AATCGCAATTGGTGATTTTAAATGTTCTGCTAATTTACGAGCACGTGTGACACCACCATGATCAGGTGATACAACAACGACATCATCACCTTCATAACCATGATCGATGAAGTAGTTTGCAAGTAAAGGAGCAGCCATTAAATGATCCACCGGAATGTCGAAAAATCCTTGAATTTGAGCAGCATGTAAGTCTAGTGTTAATAAACGAGTTGCTCCAGCTGTTTCAAGCATATCCGCAACAAGTTTAGATGTAATTGGCTCGCGAGAGCGTGCTTTTCTATCTTGTCTTGCATAGCCGTAATAAGGCATAACGATATTAATAGTTTGTGCACTAGCACGTTTAAGAGCATCAATCATAATAAGTAATTCCATTAAATGGTCATTTACTGGGTTACTTGTAGATTGGATTAAGTATACGTGACTACCGCGGATACTTTGCTCGATATTGATTTGAATTTCACCATCACTAAACTTTCTTACTTCAGACTTACCAAGTTCCACACCAACTGCATCTGCAATTTTTTGTGCTAACGGTTTGTTTGAATTTAACGAAAAGATTTTTAACTTTGGATCAAAGTAATGATTAGACATGAGGACCTCCACTTTCTTGTTTTAACTAAGTATACACTTACATACAAATAGTAGACATTTTCTACTAATAAATCAAGTGTTTGATTAATAATTATTTATTATATGGTAATTTTTTAGCATAATTCTTCAAATTTTCTTGGCGAGAACGAGCAATTCCTAAGTCATTTTTACTGATATCTTTAGTAATAGTAGAACCAGCCGCTGTCATACTATTGTCCTCAACAGTTAGTGGGGCAACTAAAATAGTCCCACTACCGATGAAAACGTGATTTCCAACTGTAATATGATGTTTATTTTTACCATCATAATTAGCAAAGACCGTTCCACAACCAATATTAATATCTTTTCCTAAGGTGGCATCACC
This genomic stretch from Vagococcus sp. CY52-2 harbors:
- a CDS encoding ribose-phosphate diphosphokinase, which codes for MSNHYFDPKLKIFSLNSNKPLAQKIADAVGVELGKSEVRKFSDGEIQINIEQSIRGSHVYLIQSTSNPVNDHLMELLIMIDALKRASAQTINIVMPYYGYARQDRKARSREPITSKLVADMLETAGATRLLTLDLHAAQIQGFFDIPVDHLMAAPLLANYFIDHGYEGDDVVVVSPDHGGVTRARKLAEHLKSPIAIIDKRRPKANVAEVMNIIGEVNGKKCVIIDDMIDTAGTITLAAEALKEKGATEVVACCTHPVLSGPAIDRINNSSIEKLIITDSILLPEEKKSDKIETVSVSELMGDAIKRIHENKPVSPLFEKKRK